The Catenulispora sp. EB89 genome has a segment encoding these proteins:
- a CDS encoding HAD-IC family P-type ATPase, with amino-acid sequence MTHPGTAVAEPLSGLTSAQVEQRVAAGEVNDVPARTSRSMSEIVRSNVFTPFNAIIGTLFVIELAVGPIQDALFGFVIVANSAIGILQEWRAKQTLDSLAVVGEARPRVLRDGAEQEIEASRIVLGDVIVLGPGDRVVVDGTVARADALEVDESLLTGESDPVLKRAGDPVMSGSFVAAGSGAFEATKVGHQAYAAKLAEEAQKFTLVDSELRSGINNILKYMTLLMVPAGILQVVTQLNRAGGVRSGISRTIAGLVPMVPEGLVLLTSVAFAVGVIRLGQKNCLVQELPAIEGLARVDTVCLDKTGTLTEGGMAFDAIEELPGAGGAAGAGDAVGAGGAAGTTSASSGVSGADVPTVLAALGAAEERPNATMQAVMEQFPGPAAGWTAAQVAPFSSARKWSGVTFADDKGTWLLGAPDVLGRDTPAADRAEKLGATGLRVLMLARAEGPVDAVVEGSITPVALITLRQRVRSDARSTLEYFEKQSVALKVISGDNAVSVGAVAASLKLPGAADPKDARTLPEGDAAAFAEDVAEHSVFGRVTPQQKREMVKALQSRGHTVAMTGDGVNDVLALKDADIGVAMGSGAGATRAVAQIVLLDDRFATLPEVVAEGRRVIGNIERVANLFLVKSVYSFVLVILVGIFQLEYPFLPRHTTLIAALTIGIPAFFLALAPNYERAKPGFVRRVLRFAIPAGLVAGIEVFVAYWVARGETDALGEAQTTAMISLFACSLYIVQLVARPIVWWKVVLIASMAGLFVLCVALPYGRHFFDLHFGPWYQWTTGLAIAAVACVALEVLWHYLSAHSKSAATEPAEAG; translated from the coding sequence ATGACGCATCCTGGGACAGCTGTGGCCGAGCCGCTCTCGGGGCTCACTTCGGCCCAGGTCGAGCAGCGTGTCGCGGCTGGCGAGGTGAACGACGTCCCGGCGAGGACCTCGCGCTCGATGTCCGAGATCGTGCGTTCGAACGTCTTCACGCCGTTCAACGCGATCATCGGCACGCTGTTCGTGATCGAGCTGGCCGTCGGGCCGATCCAGGACGCGTTGTTCGGGTTCGTCATCGTCGCCAACTCCGCGATCGGCATCCTGCAGGAATGGCGTGCGAAGCAGACCCTGGACTCGCTGGCGGTGGTCGGCGAGGCCCGGCCCCGGGTCCTGCGCGACGGCGCCGAGCAGGAGATCGAGGCCTCGCGGATTGTGCTCGGCGACGTGATCGTGCTCGGTCCGGGCGACCGCGTGGTGGTGGACGGCACGGTGGCGCGCGCCGACGCCCTGGAGGTCGACGAGTCGCTGCTCACCGGCGAGTCCGACCCGGTGCTCAAGCGGGCCGGCGACCCGGTGATGTCCGGATCCTTCGTGGCGGCCGGCTCCGGCGCCTTCGAGGCCACCAAGGTCGGGCACCAGGCCTACGCCGCCAAGCTGGCCGAGGAGGCGCAGAAGTTCACGCTGGTCGACTCCGAGCTGCGCTCCGGCATCAACAACATCCTGAAGTACATGACCCTGCTGATGGTCCCGGCCGGGATCCTGCAGGTGGTGACCCAGCTGAACCGGGCCGGCGGGGTCCGCTCCGGGATCAGCCGCACCATCGCCGGGCTGGTGCCGATGGTCCCGGAGGGCCTGGTGCTGCTGACCTCGGTGGCGTTCGCGGTCGGGGTGATCCGGCTGGGCCAGAAGAACTGCCTGGTGCAGGAGCTGCCGGCGATCGAGGGGCTGGCGCGGGTGGACACCGTGTGCCTGGACAAGACCGGGACGCTGACCGAGGGCGGGATGGCCTTCGACGCGATCGAGGAGCTGCCGGGCGCTGGTGGCGCGGCCGGCGCTGGTGATGCGGTCGGTGCGGGTGGCGCGGCTGGCACGACTAGCGCGTCGTCCGGCGTGTCCGGCGCCGACGTGCCGACCGTCCTGGCCGCTCTCGGTGCGGCCGAGGAACGCCCGAACGCCACGATGCAGGCGGTCATGGAGCAGTTCCCGGGACCGGCGGCCGGCTGGACCGCCGCGCAGGTCGCGCCGTTCTCCTCGGCCCGAAAGTGGTCCGGGGTCACCTTCGCCGACGACAAGGGCACCTGGCTGCTCGGTGCCCCTGACGTCCTGGGCCGCGACACCCCGGCCGCCGACCGGGCGGAGAAGCTCGGCGCCACCGGCCTGCGGGTCCTGATGCTGGCCCGCGCCGAGGGCCCGGTGGACGCCGTGGTCGAGGGCTCGATCACCCCGGTCGCGCTGATCACGCTGCGCCAGCGGGTCCGCTCCGACGCCCGCTCCACGCTGGAGTACTTCGAGAAGCAGAGCGTCGCGCTGAAGGTGATCTCCGGCGACAACGCCGTGTCGGTCGGCGCGGTCGCGGCCTCCCTGAAGCTGCCCGGCGCGGCCGATCCGAAGGACGCCCGGACGCTGCCCGAGGGCGACGCCGCCGCGTTCGCCGAGGACGTCGCCGAGCACTCCGTCTTCGGCCGGGTGACCCCGCAGCAGAAGCGCGAGATGGTCAAGGCGCTCCAGTCGCGCGGGCACACCGTGGCCATGACCGGCGACGGCGTCAACGACGTGCTGGCCCTGAAGGACGCCGACATCGGCGTGGCGATGGGCTCCGGCGCCGGGGCGACCAGGGCGGTCGCGCAGATCGTGCTGCTGGACGACCGCTTCGCCACGCTGCCGGAGGTGGTCGCCGAGGGCCGCCGGGTGATCGGCAACATCGAGCGGGTCGCCAACCTGTTCCTGGTGAAGTCGGTCTACTCGTTCGTGCTGGTGATCCTGGTCGGCATCTTCCAGCTCGAATACCCCTTCCTGCCCCGGCACACCACGCTGATCGCCGCGCTGACCATCGGGATCCCGGCGTTCTTCCTGGCGCTGGCGCCGAACTACGAGCGCGCCAAGCCCGGCTTCGTGCGCCGGGTGCTGCGCTTCGCGATCCCGGCCGGCCTGGTCGCCGGGATCGAGGTGTTCGTCGCGTACTGGGTGGCGCGCGGCGAGACGGACGCGCTGGGGGAGGCTCAGACCACTGCGATGATCTCGCTGTTCGCGTGCAGCCTGTACATCGTGCAGCTGGTGGCGCGGCCGATCGTCTGGTGGAAGGTCGTGCTCATCGCGTCGATGGCCGGCTTGTTCGTGCTCTGCGTCGCGCTGCCGTACGGCCGGCACTTCTTCGATCTGCACTTCGGACCGTGGTACCAGTGGACCACGGGCCTGGCGATCGCCGCGGTGGCGTGCGTCGCCTTGGAGGTGCTGTGGCACTATCTGAGCGCACACAGCAAGAGTGCGGCGACGGAGCCTGCCGAAGCCGGCTAG
- a CDS encoding cell wall-binding repeat-containing protein: protein MSDSALRRPLALTATIATSVAAAAGLIAPAANATTPSPSGTATLTFSGGNSSAPTHVAAVTGTKYGLAFAPQMRDLAWAPTGARAAWVDTTTGAIMAGVPGGAAQMIAPVPPNGTVRSHPTWIDGGSKVVWSEKDPGTNPDTKQPYNFVLNWAYGNGIQGTGGAPAVQTLQAAAGSDVVHPDAVGSLLVYQVNTPGKASQIYLWDRSQAASTPVLIATGWDPSISADGTHVAFVAATPTPANAGNNIYTIALSNPAATLNQVTNGGGFENPVWTPDGSGLVFQALDSTGKDVDTMSVPAAAAKSAAYTEVVPGTKVIGLPAFQPTVRDHVERIAGADRLGTAIKVSQSHWATAGAKNSQGVAAKAVVLSRSDQFADALGGSALAAKVGGPLLLTGTSGLDSAVKAEIQRVLGPGDGAKTVFVLGGTQALSPAVANALTALNYHVQRVAGQDRFSTAVAIANTITGPGVAPDYILVATGEGFADPLSAGAAAGAINAHQGKNAVVLLTDDAVMPQPTVQYLAPLTGRTNLNSDPQHTKPANFIELDGIGGQAAKALGSHWIPAGYQSGSFLGLWGDDRYLTSALVARYFFGSANAVGLATGMNWADALSGGAEMGTENGPLLLVNPKTGVPSGAAQWLGQDNGQFNRAEIFGGNVAVPGSVDKVVGGLIGGSGGVDYPSNPMV, encoded by the coding sequence ATGTCTGACTCTGCTTTGCGCCGGCCGCTGGCGCTGACCGCGACGATAGCCACCTCGGTGGCCGCGGCGGCCGGACTCATCGCCCCGGCGGCGAACGCCACCACGCCGAGCCCGAGCGGCACCGCGACCCTCACCTTCTCCGGGGGCAACTCCTCGGCGCCGACCCATGTCGCCGCCGTCACCGGGACCAAGTACGGGCTCGCCTTCGCCCCGCAGATGCGGGACCTCGCGTGGGCCCCGACCGGCGCCCGGGCCGCGTGGGTGGACACCACCACCGGGGCGATCATGGCCGGCGTCCCCGGTGGCGCGGCCCAGATGATCGCCCCCGTCCCGCCCAACGGGACCGTCCGCAGCCACCCGACGTGGATCGACGGCGGGTCGAAGGTCGTGTGGTCGGAGAAGGACCCCGGCACGAACCCCGACACGAAGCAGCCCTACAACTTCGTGTTGAACTGGGCCTACGGCAACGGTATCCAGGGCACCGGCGGTGCCCCGGCCGTCCAGACGCTGCAGGCCGCGGCCGGGAGTGATGTCGTCCACCCCGACGCGGTGGGCTCGCTGCTGGTCTACCAGGTCAACACGCCGGGCAAGGCCTCGCAGATCTACCTGTGGGACCGCTCGCAGGCGGCCTCGACGCCGGTCCTGATCGCCACCGGCTGGGACCCGTCGATCTCGGCGGACGGCACGCACGTCGCCTTCGTCGCCGCGACGCCGACCCCGGCCAACGCCGGCAACAACATCTACACGATCGCTCTGAGCAACCCCGCCGCCACCTTGAACCAGGTGACCAACGGCGGCGGCTTCGAGAACCCGGTGTGGACCCCGGACGGCTCCGGCCTGGTGTTCCAGGCGCTGGACAGCACCGGCAAGGACGTCGACACCATGTCGGTCCCGGCCGCCGCCGCCAAGAGCGCCGCCTACACCGAGGTCGTCCCCGGCACCAAGGTCATCGGCCTGCCGGCCTTCCAGCCGACGGTCCGCGACCACGTGGAGCGCATCGCCGGCGCCGACCGCCTGGGCACCGCCATCAAGGTCTCCCAGTCGCACTGGGCCACCGCGGGCGCCAAGAACTCCCAGGGCGTGGCGGCCAAGGCGGTCGTGCTCAGCCGCTCCGACCAGTTCGCCGACGCGCTCGGCGGCTCGGCGCTGGCCGCGAAGGTCGGCGGCCCGCTGCTGCTGACCGGGACGTCCGGCCTGGACTCGGCGGTGAAGGCGGAGATCCAGCGCGTGCTGGGCCCCGGCGACGGCGCCAAGACGGTGTTCGTACTCGGCGGCACGCAAGCGCTGTCCCCGGCCGTGGCGAACGCTCTGACCGCGCTGAACTACCACGTGCAGCGGGTCGCCGGCCAGGACCGCTTCTCGACCGCGGTGGCGATCGCGAACACCATCACCGGTCCCGGCGTCGCCCCGGACTACATCCTGGTGGCCACCGGCGAAGGCTTCGCCGACCCGCTGTCCGCCGGTGCCGCGGCCGGCGCGATCAACGCGCATCAGGGCAAGAACGCGGTCGTGCTGCTCACCGACGACGCGGTGATGCCGCAGCCGACAGTCCAGTACCTGGCCCCGCTTACCGGCCGTACCAATCTGAACTCGGACCCGCAGCACACGAAGCCTGCGAACTTCATCGAGCTGGACGGCATCGGCGGCCAGGCGGCCAAGGCACTGGGGTCGCACTGGATCCCGGCCGGCTACCAGTCCGGCTCGTTCCTGGGCCTGTGGGGCGACGACCGGTATCTGACCTCGGCCCTGGTCGCGCGGTACTTCTTCGGCTCCGCCAACGCGGTCGGCCTGGCCACCGGGATGAACTGGGCCGACGCCCTGTCCGGCGGCGCCGAGATGGGCACCGAGAACGGTCCGCTGCTGCTGGTCAACCCGAAGACCGGGGTACCGAGCGGGGCCGCGCAGTGGCTGGGGCAGGACAACGGCCAGTTCAACCGGGCCGAGATCTTCGGTGGAAACGTCGCGGTCCCCGGGAGCGTCGACAAGGTAGTGGGCGGACTCATCGGCGGGAGCGGCGGGGTGGACTACCCGTCGAACCCGATGGTCTGA
- a CDS encoding glycoside hydrolase domain-containing protein: MAGLATWLLSATASPPTPEAVPSTVYSGAGFDPCWAPDNASMDAWLQSPYRAVGIYLGGLRYAPGCKPQNTANLTKDWVGRQAANGWRFLPLYVGSQAEYKDASGNTQSDFTNLTPATAFQLGSSEADDAANLARGLNFPPASVIYDDMENYDASYTQLVISYSQGWTQELHRNGFRSGWYSSSSTGIKDQSAAYGASSPDVLDIAAWNNTNTTADPNVQPSQWANHQRVHQTQGGHDETYGGVTINIDTDWFDVGQASRATVERLAGFDRDLTAVLASVRTFDCHGCGNAGRDQAKSAVLSRDDTFADALGGSALAAQADGPLLLTGTKAMNPATMNELHRILVPGSTVYLLGGTQALSPAVERAISANGFVPRRVAGGDRFGTAVNIARTISPNGPPSSVLIATGVDFPDALAAGATAGALGIAAQTPTPGAPAPQPGDVSHNGAVVVLSNGATLPPATRDYLAGMDPNATKMYGIGGKAVAAVHTAFPSWTNWVNFTPLFGADRYGTAAAVAARFAYLPTSVVVASGANWPDALSGGAMAAHRGVPLLLTDPKTLPAPTAYYLGAKNNPITTATLVGGPAAISPAAATALGNTFSYPGQWDSVTIK; this comes from the coding sequence ATGGCGGGGCTCGCCACCTGGCTGCTCAGCGCGACCGCGAGCCCGCCGACACCGGAGGCCGTGCCGAGCACGGTCTACTCCGGCGCCGGCTTCGACCCCTGCTGGGCCCCGGACAACGCCTCGATGGACGCCTGGCTGCAGTCGCCGTACCGCGCCGTCGGGATCTATCTCGGGGGACTGCGTTACGCGCCGGGCTGCAAGCCGCAGAACACCGCGAACCTCACCAAGGACTGGGTCGGCCGCCAGGCCGCGAACGGCTGGCGGTTCCTGCCGCTCTACGTCGGGAGCCAGGCCGAGTACAAGGACGCGAGCGGCAACACCCAGAGCGACTTCACGAACCTCACCCCGGCCACCGCGTTCCAGCTCGGCTCCTCCGAGGCCGACGACGCGGCGAACCTGGCGCGCGGCCTGAACTTCCCGCCCGCCTCGGTCATCTACGACGACATGGAGAACTACGACGCCAGCTACACCCAGCTGGTCATCTCCTACTCGCAGGGCTGGACCCAGGAACTGCACCGCAACGGCTTCCGCTCCGGCTGGTACTCCAGCTCCAGCACCGGGATCAAGGACCAGTCGGCGGCGTACGGCGCGAGCTCGCCCGACGTCCTCGACATCGCCGCGTGGAACAACACGAACACCACCGCCGACCCGAACGTGCAGCCCTCGCAGTGGGCGAACCACCAGCGCGTGCACCAGACCCAGGGCGGGCACGACGAGACCTACGGCGGCGTCACGATCAACATCGACACCGACTGGTTCGACGTCGGCCAGGCCAGCCGGGCCACGGTCGAGCGGCTGGCCGGGTTCGACCGCGACCTGACCGCGGTGCTGGCCAGCGTGCGCACCTTCGACTGCCACGGCTGCGGCAACGCGGGCCGCGACCAGGCCAAGTCCGCGGTGCTCAGCCGCGACGACACCTTCGCCGACGCCCTCGGCGGCTCGGCCCTGGCCGCGCAGGCCGACGGTCCGCTGCTGCTCACCGGCACCAAGGCGATGAACCCGGCCACGATGAACGAGCTGCACCGGATCCTGGTCCCGGGCTCGACGGTGTACCTGCTCGGTGGCACGCAGGCGCTGTCCCCGGCGGTGGAACGCGCGATCAGTGCCAACGGCTTCGTGCCCCGGCGCGTCGCCGGCGGCGACCGCTTCGGGACCGCCGTGAACATCGCCCGCACCATCTCCCCGAACGGACCGCCGTCCAGCGTCCTGATCGCCACCGGCGTCGACTTCCCCGACGCACTGGCCGCCGGAGCCACCGCCGGAGCCCTCGGTATCGCCGCGCAGACGCCGACGCCCGGCGCACCGGCCCCGCAGCCCGGCGACGTCTCCCACAACGGTGCGGTGGTCGTCCTCAGCAACGGCGCGACCCTGCCGCCGGCGACCCGCGACTACCTGGCCGGCATGGACCCGAACGCCACCAAGATGTACGGCATCGGCGGCAAGGCCGTAGCCGCGGTGCACACCGCGTTCCCGTCCTGGACCAACTGGGTGAACTTCACCCCGCTGTTCGGCGCGGACCGCTACGGCACCGCGGCAGCCGTCGCCGCCCGCTTCGCCTACCTGCCCACCTCGGTGGTCGTCGCCTCCGGCGCCAACTGGCCGGACGCCCTGTCCGGCGGCGCGATGGCCGCGCACCGCGGCGTGCCGCTGCTGCTGACGGACCCGAAGACACTGCCCGCACCGACCGCCTACTATCTCGGCGCGAAGAACAACCCGATCACCACCGCGACGCTGGTCGGCGGCCCGGCGGCGATCTCGCCGGCCGCGGCGACGGCGCTGGGCAACACGTTCAGCTACCCGGGCCAGTGGGATTCGGTGACCATCAAGTAG
- a CDS encoding dihydrofolate reductase family protein, with translation MTVTANMSMSLDGFVNHPTDGVDTLFGWYSRGDVVTETVGDQDWEFKTDAHEAEGLEDAKSSLGAILYGRRSFDAAGGWNGLHPLGVPVVVLTHRVPESWPREGSSVHFVTEGGVSAAIAKGQELGGGQTVVIGSADLTQQALNEGLLDELTVDLVAAMLGEGTRFFDNLKGAPYELEQTSVRPGNGVTHLGYRVVKH, from the coding sequence ATGACCGTCACCGCGAACATGTCCATGTCCCTCGACGGCTTCGTCAACCACCCCACCGACGGCGTGGACACCCTGTTCGGCTGGTACAGCCGCGGCGACGTGGTCACGGAGACCGTCGGCGACCAGGACTGGGAGTTCAAGACCGACGCCCACGAGGCCGAGGGCCTGGAGGACGCCAAGTCCTCGCTCGGCGCCATCCTCTACGGCCGCCGCTCCTTCGACGCGGCCGGCGGCTGGAACGGCCTGCACCCGCTCGGTGTGCCGGTCGTGGTGCTGACCCATCGCGTCCCGGAGAGCTGGCCGCGCGAGGGGTCCTCGGTCCACTTCGTCACCGAGGGCGGCGTCTCAGCGGCGATCGCCAAGGGGCAGGAGCTCGGCGGCGGCCAGACGGTGGTCATCGGCAGCGCCGACCTGACCCAGCAGGCCCTGAACGAGGGGCTGCTCGACGAGCTCACCGTGGACCTGGTCGCGGCGATGCTCGGCGAGGGCACGCGGTTCTTCGACAATCTGAAGGGCGCGCCCTACGAGCTGGAGCAGACCTCGGTGCGCCCCGGCAACGGCGTGACGCACCTCGGCTACCGCGTGGTCAAGCACTGA
- a CDS encoding GtrA family protein, which produces MTGLIRTLAKNTFVRYAFSGGSALVTEEVVLYLTHGLMKFPLWLATGLAYLIAFGVNFSINRMLTFADHGAREGAMHKQTVRFALLVCVNLGVTQVLMYSLTGAGVNYLIAKPLSTVVITLYNFWLYKHWVFKPETALETETGPELEKAGPGGGTGARSVPGAPASEAPASEVSA; this is translated from the coding sequence ATGACGGGGCTGATCAGGACGCTGGCGAAGAACACGTTCGTCCGTTATGCGTTCAGCGGCGGTTCGGCGCTGGTGACCGAAGAGGTCGTGCTGTATCTGACGCACGGCCTGATGAAGTTCCCGCTGTGGCTGGCGACGGGGTTGGCGTACCTGATCGCGTTCGGCGTGAACTTCTCGATCAACCGGATGCTGACGTTCGCCGACCACGGCGCACGCGAGGGCGCGATGCACAAGCAGACGGTGCGCTTCGCGCTGCTGGTGTGCGTGAACCTGGGTGTCACGCAGGTGCTGATGTACTCGCTGACCGGCGCCGGGGTGAACTACCTGATCGCGAAGCCGCTGTCGACGGTGGTCATCACGCTGTACAACTTCTGGCTGTACAAGCACTGGGTGTTCAAGCCAGAGACGGCGCTGGAGACGGAGACGGGCCCGGAGCTGGAGAAGGCCGGGCCCGGTGGCGGAACCGGGGCCCGGTCCGTTCCGGGGGCGCCCGCTTCGGAGGCGCCCGCTTCCGAGGTCAGTGCTTGA
- a CDS encoding YfhO family protein, which produces MSRTVWRGLRRNLYLVLAFVVPAVVYGAILADRGIYPFDPHGTYTVFMIDLNNQYAQFYSYFDQALTGHGSLLFTWRADGGMNFWPIVAYYLTSPFGLLTLFASDHRLPIMIGFITLLKLASASLGMALFLRKFRGDVSQGLHSVVNKTVIVVLSTAYALGAFSLIYAFNIMWLDSLYLLPWALLGVERLLARGRVTALAIAIGLNLVIDFYTGAMVCVFVCMYALARYVGVRERFERADFLRTAGRFAVAGVIGGLLAAAFIVPTYFGGLKQKTSLHVDASVNPPIPVLSMLVRFFGGTTDAGTSLTPNVGSATLILVLVPLFFMVKSIKRAERIAFGAILAFLILAMEIKPLYILMHGGQMPNAFPFRFAFLITALLAFLAFRAWVGIDSVKQIKWLGVSAAAWFVVLYWGRQSYPWIIRPAVVQFDALILVVGTALLSFALYLRVRPADEPMVKWLGWMPKQLATPKIAAVAAVAVLAVDASGSASLIGQKALGKQPSTSNGSITWANWYNSPSKSYGTALTSLQPSNDEFFRAEGFDQNLRSTNDGLRFGNFAFTHFSSLSAASLHENMANLGFSHYPSYVWSAHTGATLFTDALLGYQYLVGTTRETPDGTIDRLGATLQKTYNDTAAAKPGAPAPAPDITTVYKIDDTLPVGFRLTGTDLADFTAPGPSNSPFAAQEQAFGMPGAFQSMCGSPTVTASDGVSVTPAADGSVSIKVPTKARADKQLYSDKIVWQCQSSGPRQLYMYAPTAQPTGLSYVRVDGQNRPAPRTVDVPAHDLANIAYPGGFDNGIQDLGSVQAGSFTVTMFSENLPLHNSYTVPASPIRGLDPTAVDAKLTQLRVGGVTGVHWNDTGLAATTTGDTAATVFLSVPTIPGWSVTVDGKSVKTTDLLGTFTGVPVPAGTHRISMSFTPPGLYAGIGGSTVGLLALGGVWWFQRRRAAVAGAAEPAAGEGAGEAQVPQDALS; this is translated from the coding sequence GTGAGCAGAACCGTCTGGCGGGGCCTGCGCCGCAATCTGTACCTGGTCCTCGCCTTCGTCGTCCCGGCGGTGGTCTACGGGGCGATACTGGCCGACCGCGGGATCTACCCCTTCGACCCGCACGGCACGTACACGGTGTTCATGATCGACCTGAACAACCAGTACGCGCAGTTCTACTCGTACTTCGACCAGGCGCTCACCGGCCACGGCTCGCTGCTGTTCACCTGGCGCGCCGACGGCGGCATGAACTTCTGGCCGATCGTGGCGTACTACCTGACCAGTCCCTTCGGGCTGCTGACGCTGTTCGCCTCGGACCACCGGCTGCCGATAATGATCGGCTTCATCACGCTGCTGAAGCTGGCGTCGGCGAGCCTGGGGATGGCGCTGTTCCTGCGCAAGTTCCGTGGCGACGTCAGCCAGGGACTGCACTCGGTGGTGAACAAGACCGTCATCGTGGTCCTGTCCACCGCCTACGCGCTGGGTGCCTTCTCCCTGATCTACGCGTTCAACATCATGTGGCTGGACTCGCTGTACCTGCTGCCGTGGGCGCTGCTCGGCGTGGAGCGGCTGCTGGCCAGGGGCCGGGTCACCGCGCTGGCGATCGCGATCGGTCTGAACCTGGTCATCGACTTCTACACCGGCGCGATGGTCTGCGTCTTCGTGTGCATGTACGCGCTGGCGCGCTACGTCGGTGTCCGCGAGCGTTTCGAGCGCGCCGACTTCCTACGCACCGCCGGCAGGTTCGCCGTGGCCGGCGTCATCGGCGGGCTGCTCGCCGCGGCCTTCATCGTGCCGACCTACTTCGGCGGCCTGAAGCAGAAGACGAGCCTGCACGTCGACGCCTCGGTGAACCCGCCGATCCCGGTGCTGTCGATGCTGGTGCGGTTCTTCGGCGGCACCACCGACGCCGGGACGTCGCTGACGCCGAACGTCGGGTCCGCGACGCTGATCCTGGTGCTGGTGCCGCTGTTCTTCATGGTGAAGAGCATCAAGCGGGCCGAGCGGATCGCCTTCGGCGCGATTCTGGCGTTCCTGATCCTGGCGATGGAGATCAAGCCGCTCTACATCCTGATGCACGGCGGCCAGATGCCGAACGCCTTCCCGTTCCGCTTCGCGTTCCTGATCACCGCGCTGCTGGCGTTCCTGGCGTTCCGGGCCTGGGTCGGCATCGACTCGGTGAAGCAGATCAAGTGGCTCGGGGTGAGCGCGGCGGCGTGGTTCGTGGTGCTGTACTGGGGGCGCCAGAGCTACCCGTGGATCATCCGGCCGGCGGTCGTGCAGTTCGACGCGCTGATCCTGGTCGTCGGTACCGCGCTCCTGTCGTTCGCGCTGTATCTGCGGGTGCGGCCCGCGGACGAGCCGATGGTCAAGTGGCTGGGCTGGATGCCCAAGCAGCTGGCCACTCCGAAGATCGCCGCGGTGGCCGCCGTCGCGGTGCTGGCCGTGGACGCCTCGGGCTCGGCCTCGCTGATCGGCCAGAAGGCGCTCGGCAAACAGCCGAGCACCAGCAACGGCTCTATCACGTGGGCCAACTGGTACAACTCGCCGAGCAAGTCCTACGGAACCGCGCTCACCTCGCTGCAGCCGAGCAACGACGAGTTCTTCCGCGCCGAGGGCTTCGACCAGAACCTGCGCAGCACCAACGACGGCCTGCGCTTCGGCAACTTCGCGTTCACGCACTTCTCCTCGCTGTCCGCGGCGAGCCTGCACGAGAACATGGCGAACCTGGGCTTCTCGCACTACCCCTCGTACGTCTGGTCCGCGCACACCGGCGCCACGCTGTTCACCGACGCGCTCCTGGGCTACCAGTACCTGGTCGGCACCACGCGCGAGACGCCGGACGGCACGATCGACCGCCTCGGCGCGACGCTGCAGAAGACGTACAACGACACCGCGGCGGCCAAGCCCGGGGCGCCTGCTCCGGCACCGGACATCACCACGGTCTACAAGATCGATGACACGTTGCCGGTCGGGTTCCGGCTCACCGGTACCGACCTGGCGGACTTCACGGCGCCGGGGCCGTCGAATTCCCCCTTCGCCGCACAGGAGCAGGCGTTCGGGATGCCCGGCGCGTTCCAGTCGATGTGCGGCAGCCCGACCGTCACCGCCAGCGACGGCGTGAGCGTCACGCCGGCCGCCGACGGCAGCGTGTCGATCAAGGTCCCGACCAAGGCGCGCGCGGACAAGCAGCTCTACAGCGACAAGATCGTGTGGCAGTGCCAGTCCTCGGGACCGCGGCAGCTGTACATGTACGCGCCGACCGCGCAGCCCACCGGGCTGTCCTACGTCCGGGTGGACGGCCAGAACCGGCCGGCGCCGCGGACGGTCGACGTCCCCGCGCACGACCTGGCGAACATCGCCTACCCCGGCGGCTTCGACAACGGCATCCAGGACCTGGGCAGCGTCCAGGCCGGCTCGTTCACGGTCACGATGTTCAGCGAGAACCTGCCGTTGCACAACTCGTACACGGTGCCCGCCAGCCCGATCCGCGGCCTGGACCCGACCGCCGTCGACGCGAAGCTGACGCAGCTGCGCGTCGGCGGGGTGACCGGCGTGCACTGGAACGACACCGGCCTGGCGGCGACCACCACCGGGGACACCGCGGCCACCGTCTTCCTCTCGGTCCCGACGATCCCGGGCTGGTCGGTCACGGTCGACGGCAAGTCGGTGAAGACGACTGACCTGCTCGGTACCTTCACCGGCGTCCCGGTTCCGGCCGGGACTCACCGGATCTCGATGTCCTTCACCCCTCCGGGGCTCTACGCGGGTATCGGAGGCAGCACGGTGGGCCTGTTGGCGCTGGGCGGTGTCTGGTGGTTCCAGCGGCGGCGTGCGGCGGTTGCCGGGGCTGCCGAGCCGGCTGCCGGTGAGGGCGCGGGCGAGGCCCAGGTCCCGCAGGACGCGCTGTCATGA